The sequence below is a genomic window from Colletotrichum destructivum chromosome 4, complete sequence.
CAACCGTGCCGAGTGCGTCGTCTCGACTTACCACACATCTGCTGAGCAATCATGACCGTGAACGAAGCCAGCGTGGCGCTATCGCGAAGTCAGCATCAATTTTTTTCCATCAAATACACCATCTCTCATCTCAAACATGCTTACCGTCTGACACGAGGAATGGTAAAGAGCTCAAGGAAGCGCTTGGCGTAGTTGGACCGCCCgatgatctcggcctcgacctgaAGCTGGCTGTGGATGTAGTAAATATCGCGAGCGGCCTGGATGGGATGGTTCCGCAGCCTCAGCAGCGACTTCATGGCGTCCGGGTACCGGTTCTTCTTGATGTACCAGCGAGGGGATTCCGGGCAGGCGTAAATCAACAGGGCCAGGGGCACGGCCGGGATGAAGGCCGACCCGAGCTGGAGACGCCATGCTATAGCACCCGTCTTGGCAACCGCCAGGTTGGCTGCCGTCCCGGCCATGATTCCGAACGCCGTCCACATTTCTGGCCATGTCGTTAGCATGTACTGCtccggaggcggcggcttATGAGATGCTGCTGGGACGGATAGGGCCGGGCCAACTTACGCCATGTCATGACAAGAGCACCGCGGATAGGCGCGGGTGAGTTCTCGGCGGCAAAGATGGGCACCGTGCTGGCCTTCGCGCCCATACCGATACCGAGAAGCAGACGGCAGGCGAGAAGCTGCTCCCAGGACTGGGCGAAGGCGCTGCCGAGGACGGGCCAGAGGCAGAagttggcggcgaagaagatggcgccgcggcggccgaggaagtTGTTCAGGGGGTCCGACAGCCAACACCCGATGAAAGCGCTGCCGATGTACGGCGCCgagttgacgaggccgaccttgggacaggaagaggaggagtcAGCACGTTGGATAAGCATACAGCATCACGGTCGCGCCGGGACGATACTCACGAGGAGGGTGTCGTGATGCGAGGTCCCACCGATGCCAAAGACGGTGGGGAACGACAGGTTCGCGCCGTTGCTGCCGGTCTGATCCCATccctggacggcggcgccgataGAGcaggtgatgatggtgaggTACAGGATCTTGGGGACGCGCCACTTGTGCAGGACCTCGTCGTGGAGGACCTGGACCTCGGCCTGGttgagggcctcgtcgccgtcaatCTCCTCGAAGCCCGTCGGGtcctgggcgacgagagcGCCCTTGCGTAGGACGGGGATGTactcctgcaggccctttTCGTGGGCGAAAGCGTCGACATCGCGGATGAGTTCGGCGCGGGATATGCCCAGGAGGGGGTTCCTGATTCTGTTGGGAGGGTTATCGGTGTCAGTGATTTCTGAGATATGGGGGGGttgggagaaggaggggtgAGACGGACTTTGCGTCAACGTTGGCGTTCAGATCGACTGTTGCTTGGGACCCGCGACGGGCCTTTTCTATGTTTGATGCCGAGAAGTCGCCCGAGCTGGGGACGTCAGTCCGCGTGCGAGCAATGGTCGAAGGGAGGGGATACACACGGCATAGCTCCGACGTGCTTGTCGTCCGCCATAGTCGCGGCGAGCTGAAGATACTCGGTGGCTCTGGTGTCTCGAGGCGTGTAAGTGCGTCCGTGGATGGTGTGATGAACGCCTCACTGGCGGCTTCTTTCAAAGATCCGAGAATAACGGGAGCCGTCTACGACTCTCGCACTTCAAGACTTGCTAGAATGAGGATTCAACAAACGGGGTCAGGGCTCGGacgagagggggaggggtaggCGCAAAGTATCAGACGGGGCGAAGGGTCAGCTTTATTTGTAGATTCTTTGCCCACAGACAATTTCCTCCATCTCGCGTCCACGCGCTCGACGTGAAGAGACGGCGCCACCACCTTCCCTCCCGGAGAAGGGGGACGCCAGCTCCAGAGTCTTTCTCTACACAGAAcgctctccctctcgtcgACGGGACCGCCTGGCCATCCCATGATCCACATTGGAGCAACACACGGGGAAAGGCACCAAACCTTTTTCGCGGGTGGATTCACCGGGGGTTGTGTGCCAGGGATGGTCATTGCTGGGTTGGATGTGAGGAGGGGAGGCGAGTGTGTGTGGGCTTGTGCGTGTAGACAATGTGGTTAAACCTGTCGATATGGGTTCGCTTTCGTCTGACCAAGGTCCGGCAGAGAGGAGACTACAGCGTTTGGGGGACCGAAGGCATGGCCCGCTCTTCGAGGTCCCTGGGTGTCATTGGACTCGCGCTGAGGAAGATGCAACGAGGCCCTGCCGGGGCGCATATCGCGTTGGGAGACATGGTGACCACCAAGTATCCTTCCCATAAGGCCTGTTCTTCGCAGGTTAGAGTCTGCTGCGAGCGAGAACGCCCGCCGAGTTCTTTGGTAGCGTTTCTAGTGTACAGAGATCGGCATAGATGATACCTGCTGCGCGGGACGGTTCACCAAGCAGAGCAACATGAATACTGCTGGACTGGCTCACGGTTCTGAGGATCGTCTCTGGACTTTTCGCCGTATTAGTCCTCAGTTCAAACGTCCCCCATACCCCGCCTTTCTCCTCGTTTTCTCCCCGCGAACCCGCGAAAAAAACCAGCACGTCCCAACTTTCTTGTTGGCACACGGAACAAAGGACGTTGTGTGATGGTGTCCGTGTCGCAGGAGGCAAGGTCGGGACTCCCCGGCCACGGACGCTGGGGGGCGCAATCAGAACGGCGGGACCCAAAGCCTGCCAGACTGATACCGTCGGAGGTACATTCCGTACCTAGGAAAACATGGGCAAAATCAAGGACCGGGCACCATCACGGCAATGGCGTCGTCAGATGAGGAGGCGCCATCGACTGCCGATCTTGATGTCTTTCCGCCTTGGCTGTCATGACGTGGGGATCAGATGGTGACAAGCCTGGCTCGGGGGCTCCCGGGTATGCGGCAAGAGGGGGAATCCAGAAATGGTGCCAAAATATCACGCTGGGACTGGATCCCctcgcgccgccgcgatgcTTCCCATTGGTCTCACCGGCAACCCCTTGGCTGTTGAACACCCAAAGCTGCCCTGCAGAGCGGTGTCACTTTTTGGATGGCTCATCCATCCAAGGAAATTCCCGAACTCAGCGTTCTTCAAGTTTACGGTGCTGAATGGCTCCGGTGCAGGTTGGCATTGAAATGTCACTCACTGTTGTTGTTCAGCCAGCGCTTATCATGAGATCCCGTCCACAGAGTCGCATGGCCAAGACGTAGCGTTGAACGTGCCGCCCACAATGCCCAGGAATGCCCAGAAAACGCCCAGCCCTCCTAAAATGCTTGTATCGTCGCCGCAAAGCTTGGGTGGTGATCTAGGGTGATATCGGCCCAATGGCCCTTGGGCCACTTCGCATTTGGCGCCCCTCAACATCACAAAGTGCGTCGCCTCGTGACCAGTGTCGTATGCAGGGCAGCTTCTCTTCTGTGTTCTCTCGGCCAACTTCCCGGTCGACTGAATGAAGCGTGAGTCGTGTCTGCTCGGGCGGAACAGTACTCTGTACGAGACATTGCTCGGTTTCTTGCTGTTGACCAATGGTACATCCTGGAGACCTCCCCACTCCAAGGATCCTctgctccccctccccacaAAGCAGAGTTCGTCGAACTTCTCCAACCGGCAGTGGAGACATACCGGCTTCCCCTCGTCCAACTCTCGGTGTTAGGCTATTAGCTTCTCTCTCCGCGGTAGCTCCGCCTGCCTGCGGAGACGAGACGGAGTCCTCAGCAAGTTGCTGAACTTTCTGTGGGTGTGCGAATCTTGATGGAGGTATGCTAATCGCGCGTGCATACGCCGATGGCGAGATGGAATTGGCGTCTATGGCAAGCGCCTTTCTCGTCGCGGGTGACACTTCCAATCAACTGACTCAGGGTGGTCGCCAATGCTTTCATTCTCACTTTGGTTGAACATCAGTCCGTCGACCTGTCACATCTTCGTTCGCTGCCGCCATGTCTTCCCTGTCTCATGCTGTTTAGTCTAATAACCCGGAAACAATATAGTGAACAACGTCTATTGAGCCGAGAACCCGAGGAAACTGCAGTACTCGGAGATAGCGTCAGCTGACTGGACATGTTGGATAGGCAGAGCAACGGTAACCATGGGTCAAAGCCAGGAACAGATGGAAGCAAAAGTGTGTGAGCAAGCGTATTGTGTTCGTAAAGGGTAATGCTGTGAAAAGAACATGACTGATATTACAATGAGATGGGTATTAGCCGTGCCGCGCTCCGCCTTAGTCACGATTCCCGCGCCTTCCTTTTTGCCTTGTGTCTACTCTCCAAAGTCGACGCACCTTAGTAGTTGTGCTTCAGGACCTTCTTCAATGCCGCTATTTCCTTCTCATATTTCGTGATCTTGGTCTGGCTTCCTTCCAGTTTGTCGAGCAGATAGGACACGCGAGCTCCCGTTTGAGATGGCTGCTTCGGCAAGCTACCCAGCAGCGCCAGTtcgttctcggccttctcaaTGGTTTTGGTCTCAACCTTGGTCAACTCCTTGAGCATAGCGAGGTCCAACTTGGCTCTGAGAACgcggtcgtcgagaagcaAGCTGAAAGCGGCCTGATACATAGGCTTGCCGGGACGGATCGTCTGCGGCCGGCCGTTGTACGTCTCAACGGTGATGAGCTCAGCGTTTGTCAGACCTTCCAGTGCCGATTCACCGTTGGAGGCCCCGGCTGTGGTAGACGAAGCAAATGTATCGGAAAGAAGCACCTCGTTGTATCGGAGGGCTTCATGTGAGGCGAGTTCCTTGATCAGGTACCACGCCTGCTCCATGGACCacttcttgccctcgaaTGTGTCTTTGCCATCCAAAAGATACATCTTGACGATTTCTGTTGCGCTCTGGTTGATGATATCCTCAATGGCTCGCTGCGGACTTTGGCCACCCTTCAACCGCCGGGCCAAGTACTCGAGATCGGTAAGACGACCGCCCAGGATACCGATGGCCGAGTCGAGCTCTGAGAGGTCGGGCTTTTCGTGTGTTTCAACGGCGtcctccgtcttctcgtTCGCTTCCTTTGAGTGCTCCCGGACCTTGTCAAGCTCATCCTCTTCCAGTCGGCTGATGATGAATTTCTTGGCAACGTCAAGAGAGAGGTCGCCGAGGGAAGCTTGGCGGAAAACGCGGTCTGGCATGGCCTTTGATAAAGACTTTGAGTACGCCGTGTCATCTGTCAAAAAGATGACGTGGGCGACATTGTTCTGTACCATGGCAGCAGCCCACTCTGCAACCTTGTCGTAGACGATGCTTGAGCCCTCGTTCTTGTGCAGGAAGTTGTCGATCACCACAACGGCGCGCTTATCCGGACGAGCCTCCAAGTAGGCGTCGTCTGATAGATCACCGTCCTTCCCATCCTTGTCGCGGCCAGCGAGGGAGACCTCTTTCAGGGCTTCGGCAGTCGTGTGGAGTATCTTGACCACCTGCGACTCGAGGGTTTCGGAGAATCCAGCCTTGACTCCTGTCGTGCTCTGGACCGCCAGATCGATCATGCTGCTCATGTTGTTCAGAAAGGCAAAGATGGGCTTGTATCCCACTGCGTTGGCCAGGTGCTTGATCGTCCCGCTTTCGCCCCTTGCCTCGATGATTGGTTTGCAGTCAATGACCAGCACGTTCTTCCGTCCCTTCAGCGATTGGTCCAGAACAAGCTCCTTCTTTCCGGATCCCCGGGGGCCTTGAACGACGATGAAGGTATCCGAACTCTCGAGAAGCCAGGTCTGGATCTGTTCGATCAGGTCCCTCCGATGCTGCCATACCGCATTGAAACCAGCCTTGTCGGCCTTTTTGTGTCCGAAAGACGAAATGATATCGGAGGTCTGGTTCTTGATCCATCTGTAAAGCTTGTTGTTCGTCAGACGAAAGGAATGCTGAATATGCGCTTTGACGAAGAATTCGCGGATCGGATCGAACACGGCGAcggtgaaggcggcgagaagaGCTGCAACAACAGGGATGACTACCCTGGGATGGCTGGTGAGCCAGTTCCAAATGTTGTGCGGCTTTACCTTTTGCTCGTACGAAAGACGGAGCCTCGTGCCCAGCTTGCCGCCCCCCAGTGCCTCGTCAACGACGAATCCGTGCAGGCAATTTCTTGCCATGATGGCGTCGCGTACGAGGGCAAAGTCGACGTATGCGTACTTGGGTAAGATCTTCGAATCGGACGGCTGAGAGGTGATTTCGGCGATTTTGCCATAGCGACGGAAAACGCTGTACAGTGTTTCCTGCGATAGCTCAACGGCTTCAGCGCCAGCATCCTTTCCCGTGAATTCGATCTTGACGCGGCTTTTCGGGAACCTATAGAGGTCTTCGAGCCATGGGACGCCTCTGACAAGGCCGGCCTTGACCCCACGGAAGGGGTTGAACCACGGCCGTAGGGGGCGCTTCTCTAATGACTGTGCAAGCGAGTCTAAAGAAGTCAGTCGCATTCATTGTTGAGGTTGCAACTGTCTCCGATGTCGAGTCCGCGGTCAGGAATCTCATCTGGGTGCACTTACTCTCGATGTCCTTGGGCACAACGTCGGAGCCGTGGCTGAACTTGACGAATGCTCCTCCATCCTTGAGTCGTGGTAGGATCTCGGTAACCTTGATCGGGAGATCGTTCGGAATGGCTCGTTTTACCAGGTTGATCGGATCCGTGCCCAAACCCCCGCTGGAGCTGTCGAAGCGTTTGAGGAGATCAGTCAGATCGCGGTCTGTGGACCATGATCGCCGTAGAAGGTATGTGAGCTTCAGGGGAAAGAGGTCTGCCAGCCCTTGTTAGCTTGATTGGggcaggaggaagaagacacaATGGCGTCGACAAGGTGTTGATCGTAGGAGTGTAGAGGCTCTGCACGATCGATTCAAACTCGAGGGCGATAGAGGTAAtgcaggggaggggaaggacAGAGGATCCAACAAAGACAACGGAGGGACCACATTTCAATCCCGGTTAACGAGTCCAGGGACGAGATCAACGGGATCCAGCACATAGAACACACTCTGTCGAACAAACTTactgtcgaagaagagaatCGATTCGCTGTCTGATTTGGCGATGTGGCCCGACTTCTCATCGCCAGTCAACGTGCTCTCCCAAGCCTTCGTCGCGGCGCGCAGGACGGCTCCCGGGCGCTGGGGTTGCGCAAATGGCCGAGTCGGGACCCATGTCGCCCGCAGCTTGGCCGCAGGCCTCATGCCAGCGCGAAACATTGCTCTGCTGGGTGATATTGGATGGTCGTGTTTGGTGCTCTCACATGTTGCTACGACAAGCGACGTTGAAGTTGAGTCTGGAAAGGTGATGAAGGAGCTGACTTGGCTCCCTTCCCTGCCTTGCTTCACCAGCTTGCCTAGCTCCTTCTCACGAAGCTGTGTTCGCGATGGATGATGTCACGCTTTGCGGCCCCACGGCCAAGCCCGTCGGCACGCCCCATAACCTTATGTCTGGACCGTGCCGGTTGAAGCGGACTAAGTCTTATCCGTGCCGGTGTGCTCCACCCCACTCtggcgcgcgcgcgccgcTACTGCAAAAAATGATGCAACCACTCATTGGCTGGACGCGGCGTCTTGGGATGTCATTGATGGTGGTGATTGCCGGCTTCCCCTCATTCTCGAGCGCTCCTGATCCGATCAAAGACGTCAATACGTGAGAGTTGTGTTTTTCTTCATAGAATCTTTTGATATTTGCCATCATCACAGTCATTCATCAACATGGGTTGGCTCTGGGCTTCGCCATCTCCCCCCAAGTCTCCCGCTCCGGGACAAGCTTCCCAAGCTCCGGCATCGAccccgccatcatcgaccaaGCCGACCGATCCTGAGATGGATCCCGAGATTGCAAAGTTCATCGCTCTCTTCCAGAACGAGTCGGGCAACAAGCCCGAAGAGCCGGCCCCGGCTCCGGCGCAACCATCCACAACACCCTCCAAGACATCGACATCCTCATCATGGCTCTCCCTCAAATCCTCCCCCAACATGCCGTCCCAGACCAGCAACCGCACGGTTACGCCGCCCTCTGACAACCCAGTCGCCGAAGCTACTCTGCCGACCGAGATGTCTTGCCGTCAGGCGTTCGACATGGCCTTCCACTGCCAGTCCGTCGGCGGGCAGTGGAACCACATCTACCGATACGGCACGATGCGTTCGTGCAGCGAACACTGGGAGGACTTTTGGTTCTGCATGAGGATCAAGGGATACTCGGGCAAGATGAAGGAGGATGTGATCAGAGACCACTACCGGCAGAAGGAGCATGAGAAGTACGGGGACGGGAAGCCCAGCAGCGAGGACGTCTGGCAGGCGAGGACCACCAAGATACCGCCCGGCACGGCGTTTACGGAGAAGTTTGACGAGCCCGCAGTGGATGACGAGGAATGGCAGcggatggagatggacaGGCGACGGCAAATCAGAGAGGGACTAGGCATTggttcggcgacggcgtaAGTAACGTTGTAGAACAAGAACTCGGCATTCTCCTTCTAGTAATGTTTTAACTTTTTGATTGACCATATTGGCTTTAGCCTGTTAAGATCATGTCCAACGAATACATGTCACAGGCATCAGGCGGAAAGGCGTTATTATTTAATGTTTGAATTGACTTCCTAAACCTCGGAAGACCAACTAGAATACATCTCTGACCCATAACCGTGCTTTTCCCATCGTGATTTCATAAATGCAAAGAAAGCAAAAGTCTAGTCGTGAAACCCGGTAACAACTGCGTTGCCATACCCATGACTGCGACTCTAAGGAAAGATTTCATCCAGGGTATCAATTTAGTCGACCTCCTCAACGGTAGGGCCGTCATCGTGGGAGCCGGGGGggccaccagcaccagcaccggGGAAGCCGCCAGGGGCACCGCCAGCACCGGGGGGACCGCCAGCGCTGCCGTAGAACTTCATCATGATGGGGTTGGCAacgccctcgagctccttctGGCGCTCCTCGTACTCCTCGCGAGTAGCCTGCTGGTTCTCGTCGAGCCAGGTGACGATCTGGTCGATCTCGGtcttgagcttctccttgtcctcggcgtcaagcTTCTCATCGACCTTGGAGTCGCTGAGGGTGTTGCGCAAAGAGTAGGCGTACGACTCAAGGCCGTTCTTGGCGGAGACACGGCGAGCCTCagcctcgtcctcatccttgaacttctcggcctcggcgagcatGCGCTCGATGTCCTCCTTGGAGAGACGGCCCTTGTCGTTGGTGATGACGATCTTGTTGGACTTGCCGGtgcccttctcgacggcggagaCGTTCATGATACCGTTggcgtcaaggtcgaagGTGACCTCAATCTGGGGAACACCGCGGGGAGCGGGGGGAATGCCGGTAAGCTCGAACTTGCCGAGCAGGTTGTTGTCCTTGGTGCGCTGGCGCTCACCCTCGTAGACCTGGATGAGGACACCGGGCTGGTTGTCGGAGAAGGTGGAGAAGACCTCGGACTTCTTGGTGGGGATGGTGGTGTTGCGGGGGATGAGCTTGGTCATCATGCCACCAGCGGTCTCGATAccgagggagaggggagcGACATCGAGAAGCAGGATCTCGTTGGTGCTCTTGGAAGAGGTGTCACCGGACAGAatggcggcctggacggcggcACCGTAGGCAACAGCCTCATCGGGGTTGATGGACTTGTTGGGCTCCTTGCCGTTGAAGTAGTCGGAAATGAGCTTCTGGATGCGGGGGATACGGGTGGAAcctccgacgaggacgatctCGTGGATCTGGGACTTGTCGATCTTGGCGTCGGTCAGGACGCGGTCGACGGGCTGAATGGTCGAGCGGAACAGGTCCTGGCAGAGCTCCTCGAAGCGAGCACGGGTGATGGAGGTGTAGAAGTCAATACCCTCGAACAGCGAGTCGATCTCGATGGAGGTCTGGGCGGAAGACGACAGGGTGCGCTTGGCACGCTCGCAAGCGGTGCGGAGACGGCGCAGGGCGCGGGCGTTGCTGGACAGGTCCTTCTTGTGCTTGCGCTTGAACTCGTTGACAAAGTGGTTGACGAGACGGTTGTCGAAGTCCTCACCACCCAAGTGGGTGTCACCAGCGGTGGACTTGACCTCGAAAATGCCCTCCTCAATGGTCAGGAGGGACACATCGAAGGTACCACCACCAAGATCGAAGATGAGAACGTTGCGCTCACCATCGGTCTTCTTGTCAAGACCGTAGGCGATGGCAGCGGCCGTGGGCTCGTTGATGATGCGCAGGACGTTGAGGCCGGCAATGAGACCGGCGTCCTTGGTAGCCTGACGCTGGGAGTCGTTGAAGTAGGCGGGAACAGTGACAACTGGAGCTTGTTAGCTTGTGCGCGAACAGGAGGGTGTGTATGTGAAGTGTACTAACCGGCGTTGTTGACCTGGCCACCCAGGAAGGACTCGGCGGTCTCGCGCATCTTGACGAGAATCATGGCCGAGATCTCCTCGGGAGTGAAGGTCTTGGTCTCGCCCTTGAACTCGACCTCGATGTTGGgcttgccgcccttgtcgacgaccttgaaggGGAAGTGCTTCATGTCGGCCTGGACCTCTGAGTCGCTGAACTTGCGACCGATCAGGCGCTTGGCGTCGAAGACGGTGTTGTGGGGGTTCATTGCGACCTGGTTCTTGGCCGCATCTCCGATCAGACGCTCAGTGTCGGTGACtatgaaaaaaaaaatccaAATGTTAGCAAAAAAATCCCAAAAAAATCTTCTGGTAATTCACTACCAGAGAAATTTGAAAATGTATGGGGAAATACTCACAACCTACAAACGACGGGGTAACGCGGTTACCCTGATCATTTGCAATAATTTCGATCTTGTCATTTGAGTAGTAGGCAACGCAACTAGAAACCAATTAGTACATGTCAAGGCAGGGGTGGGGGAGAGTCTAAATCAGGGCGGCGGGGCCACTTACGAGTACGTGGTACCCAAGTCGATACCGACAGCCTTGCCTCCGGAAGCCATGTTGTCGGATGTGATATGTGAAGAGTTGGTAATGTAGGAAAGTTGATGAGCTGAGTGTGGGGTATCTCGAAGCGCTCGAAGACCGGTGTCAGGTGTTTTCCGGTAGAATGAAAGTGAAAGAGGATTATTTCTTCGATGAGGAGAAGAAACTGgtgattgttgttgttctgaTGGAATTGGTGAGCGAAAAGTGTTGGCTGCAAGAGGGAGACGGAGAGGTTTAAATGCAAAGGTGAGTTGAATTGATAGAATAGAAAAGTGGCGGGGTGGGTGGGGAGAGAAATTTCGAGACGTCACTGGACGATTGCTGGTTCTTTCTTTCTGAATGGTTCTGTGGGATTCTCTGGGAGGTACGTACTCTTTGgaggggcggcagcgcccCGAGGGGCAGGAGCCACAGGGGCTGCTGCCTTCTTGGGGGCAACAGATTAGGAGCAAGACAAGCCTGctcctcatcgtcgttgtcgacgtccttcttctcgcgcaCCTTGCGCTTGGTTTCTTGCAATTTTGCGCCATTGGCAGACAACAAGCTCCGGAGCACCTTGCGACGCAACGGACAGGGTACAGTTTGTCTTGGGGGCCCTTTACCGGCTTCCATGCTCGAGAAAGTCGCAGAGGCTctgcagccgccgcccttccTACCGGGCACGCCCAGCACTCCAGCGCTTTTCAAGTACATGACGGCGCTATAGATACATCATTATCATTAGCGTTCTTACTTTCAGTACACAATTCCTTAAGCAAGTAACACAATGAAAGACTGTAGGGATTGTTTTCTCCCCTACTGCAATACAGCCAGGCACCAAGGACAAGGTGCTGCCAGTGTGCCCCAGTCCATCAGCCCGGGGAGGGGCAGCTGGAGGGACAGCTGGTGATCTAAGCGCCATGCAGGTCCATCTCCATGACAACTCTCATCTGATGACGTTAAGGCCCCTGCAATGGAGTTTTTTCCAGAGGCAAGCCTCCACCTTGTGGAAACCCGCCTTGCAGATTCAACGTCTCTCGCCATCGAATTCCTTCTCCTGCTTTCCCATCGATTCCCTCTCACTCGCACTTTGTCACCATCAAGCCATCCACAGGCAGAAAGCGACAAGGCTTGCCAGTGGGTATCATTGCCATAGCATTGCCACCGGCTTCTCCCAAGTGGGGTCACTAGCCGACAATTAGGGCCAGTAGCCGTTGTCGTCGGTTTATGCTGTCTCTGCAAGTGTCAGACTCCCAGAACTGGCATCTCTTATTTCTCTTACAAAAAGACGGAGAGCTCGAAACGTCGACGAGAGGGATGGTCACGAGGGGCGATTTGTCACTCCGAGACCTGGCATG
It includes:
- a CDS encoding Putative mitochondrial escape protein, whose protein sequence is MFRAGMRPAAKLRATWVPTRPFAQPQRPGAVLRAATKAWESTLTGDEKSGHIAKSDSESILFFDNLFPLKLTYLLRRSWSTDRDLTDLLKRFDSSSGGLGTDPINLVKRAIPNDLPIKVTEILPRLKDGGAFVKFSHGSDVVPKDIENSLAQSLEKRPLRPWFNPFRGVKAGLVRGVPWLEDLYRFPKSRVKIEFTGKDAGAEAVELSQETLYSVFRRYGKIAEITSQPSDSKILPKYAYVDFALVRDAIMARNCLHGFVVDEALGGGKLGTRLRLSYEQKVKPHNIWNWLTSHPRVVIPVVAALLAAFTVAVFDPIREFFVKAHIQHSFRLTNNKLYRWIKNQTSDIISSFGHKKADKAGFNAVWQHRRDLIEQIQTWLLESSDTFIVVQGPRGSGKKELVLDQSLKGRKNVLVIDCKPIIEARGESGTIKHLANAVGYKPIFAFLNNMSSMIDLAVQSTTGVKAGFSETLESQVVKILHTTAEALKEVSLAGRDKDGKDGDLSDDAYLEARPDKRAVVVIDNFLHKNEGSSIVYDKVAEWAAAMVQNNVAHVIFLTDDTAYSKSLSKAMPDRVFRQASLGDLSLDVAKKFIISRLEEDELDKVREHSKEANEKTEDAVETHEKPDLSELDSAIGILGGRLTDLEYLARRLKGGQSPQRAIEDIINQSATEIVKMYLLDGKDTFEGKKWSMEQAWYLIKELASHEALRYNEVLLSDTFASSTTAGASNGESALEGLTNAELITVETYNGRPQTIRPGKPMYQAAFSLLLDDRVLRAKLDLAMLKELTKVETKTIEKAENELALLGSLPKQPSQTGARVSYLLDKLEGSQTKITKYEKEIAALKKVLKHNY
- a CDS encoding Putative major facilitator, sugar transporter, major facilitator superfamily is translated as MADDKHVGAMPSGDFSASNIEKARRGSQATVDLNANVDAKIRNPLLGISRAELIRDVDAFAHEKGLQEYIPVLRKGALVAQDPTGFEEIDGDEALNQAEVQVLHDEVLHKWRVPKILYLTIITCSIGAAVQGWDQTGSNGANLSFPTVFGIGGTSHHDTLLVGLVNSAPYIGSAFIGCWLSDPLNNFLGRRGAIFFAANFCLWPVLGSAFAQSWEQLLACRLLLGIGMGAKASTVPIFAAENSPAPIRGALVMTWQMWTAFGIMAGTAANLAVAKTGAIAWRLQLGSAFIPAVPLALLIYACPESPRWYIKKNRYPDAMKSLLRLRNHPIQAARDIYYIHSQLQVEAEIIGRSNYAKRFLELFTIPRVRRATLASFTVMIAQQMCGINIIAFYSSTIFKEAGTSEFNALLASFGFGMVNFLFAWPAIWTIDTFGRRSLLLFTFPQMAWTLLAAGLCTLIPGTGGAHLGMVALFVYLFAAFYSPGEGPVPFTYSAEVFPLSHREVGMSWAVATCLFWAAVLSITFPIMLADIGVIGSFCFYAGLNVVAFVMIFFWLPETKQRTLEELDYIFAVPTRVFMRYQLREALPYWFKRWVLFRRDATLEPLYKFDLTHEDHHGSETYEKAQVEQRDKKSGSATGVDVTSS
- a CDS encoding Putative Heat shock protein 70 family, producing MASGGKAVGIDLGTTYSCVAYYSNDKIEIIANDQGNRVTPSFVGFTDTERLIGDAAKNQVAMNPHNTVFDAKRLIGRKFSDSEVQADMKHFPFKVVDKGGKPNIEVEFKGETKTFTPEEISAMILVKMRETAESFLGGQVNNAVVTVPAYFNDSQRQATKDAGLIAGLNVLRIINEPTAAAIAYGLDKKTDGERNVLIFDLGGGTFDVSLLTIEEGIFEVKSTAGDTHLGGEDFDNRLVNHFVNEFKRKHKKDLSSNARALRRLRTACERAKRTLSSSAQTSIEIDSLFEGIDFYTSITRARFEELCQDLFRSTIQPVDRVLTDAKIDKSQIHEIVLVGGSTRIPRIQKLISDYFNGKEPNKSINPDEAVAYGAAVQAAILSGDTSSKSTNEILLLDVAPLSLGIETAGGMMTKLIPRNTTIPTKKSEVFSTFSDNQPGVLIQVYEGERQRTKDNNLLGKFELTGIPPAPRGVPQIEVTFDLDANGIMNVSAVEKGTGKSNKIVITNDKGRLSKEDIERMLAEAEKFKDEDEAEARRVSAKNGLESYAYSLRNTLSDSKVDEKLDAEDKEKLKTEIDQIVTWLDENQQATREEYEERQKELEGVANPIMMKFYGSAGGPPGAGGAPGGFPGAGAGGPPGSHDDGPTVEEVD